TAGGTCACATCCGGATGCACTTGCGCGTGCTGCTTGGTGTTGATGAGTGGGATCGCGTGCGTGCGCTCGGTGCCGGGCTTCACTTTCACGGGCTTGGCAACCGGGGCTGCAACTGGTGCCGGGGCCACTTCCGCCGCAGGAATCACCACTACCGGTGCCGGGGCCTGCTCCGCCGGGATCACGGCGGAAGGAATGGTCGCCGGGGCGACAGGCACTAACGGTGCGGGCGCGGCGGTCAATGCCGGGGCGCTAACGGCAGCCGCAGGCGGCGTATCCAACTGATATTCATCGCCCGATTGGGCATGGGCCTGCGCTGCAACCCCAGCGAGAACAAGGAAGGCAACCGAACGGGACAGATGTTTCATAGAGCGTCTCCTGCAATGGGTGAATAGAACCGATGGCGGCAATTATGTGCCCGAACCCGCTGAATAGCAAGGAACATCCCTCACCCGCCATAAAAAGGGCATCGGTTTTTGGGTGGCGAAGGAACCCAGTATTTCCGCCGCACCGTCACAAATATTTAACAAATATGATATGTGATTCCACCTGCCAATCGCTTACAATGACTAAAGAAATAGCATCGGGATGACACTCTATGAAAAAACATGCTCCAGCCGCCCATAAGCCTGCCCATGGGGCAGCCAAAGCCGGCAAAAAAGCGCACGCTCCGGCAAAGGTGAAGGCGCCGGAACCCCCGGCAGAATCATTCGCGGACCTGCTGCGCACCGGCGCGCACCCGGATGCCACCGAGTGGAACGGCATGAAGGTCTTCGCCATGGATCCGGTAACCGGCTCGGTGCTAATCAATGCCGCGGGCGACGCTCCGCATGACCCTGCCTCCCTCACCAAGATGCTGACATTTGAAGGGGTGATGCTGAAAATCAAGGCTGGTAAATTGACGCTGACCGGGAAGCTCATCGTGCCGCCAGAAGCAGGGCGTAAAACTAAAGAGAATGGGTGGGTTGGAATCGAAGGCTCACACCTGACAGCGGGCAGTGAGGTTTCCGTATCGGAGCTGCTTGGCGCAATGATGACCGCCTCGGACAATGGTGCTTCGCTGATGCTGGCGAACCGAATTTGGGGCAATGACTGCGTGGCACAGATGAACGCCCTCGCCAAAGATATCGGGTTGAAAAACACGAAGTTTGTCAACCCACACGGCTTGCCATACGACGCCGCAAAAAATACGACCACTGCCCGCGACATGGCCACCTTGATCCAGCGCGTCCAGAAGGATTTCCCCAATGAGATGCAGGCCTATATGGGACAGGCTTCCGTGACCTACGATGGAAAAACACGCGGCGCGCATCATTTTCTGAACAATCCGGAATCCGCCGTGCATCTGAAGGATGGCTATACAGCCGCGGCCAAAACAGGATTGACCAAGGCCGCGCAAAATAACCTCGCCGCTGTCGTTACGCACGACAAACGTGATGTGGTGGTTGTCGTTCTTGGGGCAAGCAGCCCGACGCGCGCCATCGCCGCGGAGTCCATGAGCAGTCAGATTTATAAGGACCTGCAGCATGAAAAAAATGGCAACCGGGGCAACCGGCACGCGAGCGGGTTAGCGGCAAAGCTGGCGGCAACCTTCCTCGACGATAAGGCTCCCACCATCGCCGCGAGCATCCCTGCGCCCACGGCGAAAGTTGAAGCAAAGCCCGCGCCCGCCAAACCTGCCGCACCCGCCCCTGCCCCCGTGGTCGCAGCAGCCCCTGCGCCTGTTCCCGCAAAAGCGCCCCCTGCAGCGCCTGCGCAAGCGCCCGTAGCCGCTGCACCCCATAGCGAAAAACCGGCGGCCGCTGCCATTGTTCAGTCATTCTCAGCGGCGGACCTGAAAGCAGTTGCCGCATGCACAAAGGCGCTCGGCAAGAGCACCAATAAACTTCCCCAAAGGCCGGGGCCGGAAACAAGTGCAAAACCGGAGTTGCTGGACGCGCCGATCAATGTCACCACGGCGGATAAGGCATTGCATCGCTATGTCGCCGAGAAGGAAAAAACGCTGGCTTCCATCAAAGGTACCGACAGCAAATCCGAAGCCAAAAAAGCAGCAATCCGCCAATCCATCGCACCGGTGAAGAAGCTGTTGCAGGATGGCCTCCGCCCCACCCTGGAGGGGCTTGAAAACCAGTCAAACCCGAACCTCTATACGCAAGCGAATTACGAAGCCCAGATCACCCGCGGGCAGGAATATACCAACGCCTTTGTCGATACATGGACGGGCCCGCTGCCCAAAGGCGGCAAGGAAGCGCTGCGGCAAACACTTTCCGCCATCATCGCCGGCACGGCGGGCATGGAAACGGGCTGGAATGTGGACACAGTCAAAGGCGGTGCCAAACGCCGCCCGCACAGCGGCGTGTTCCAGACCGAATGGAGATATATCGCGGATGCGGCCGAGCAAATTAAAAACAACCCGGCGATGGCCGCCGTGCTGGAAAAACACCCCGAAGATGCAAAAGTGCTGGCACTGGGCAAACCCCTTTCTGTTGTAAGAGGTCTTGAGCTGCCGACCACTTCCTTTGCCGGTCAGGGGGCCTCAGCCGGAGCCATGGCAGTCGCCTCGTATGTGCGTTTTGTTGAACAGAAAAAACAGAACCCGAATGATTTCAGCGGCGTCATTGTCTATCACGATCACCTGATGGGCGCGACCGGTGCCCTGAAGCAACGCAACCGCCTCGCCGCAGACCCTAACAAGCTCGTCCAGACACCCGATGCCACGGGCACGCCGATTATGACAAAGGCAGCGTATGACGATAATTACATGAACGTCAATAATCCCTACACGCAGAGCAACGACCTCAACCGGCGGCGCGTGATGTATGCGGATGCCAAAGCGAGCGATGTGCAGGAGATGATGCACTTCAAGCTGGTGCATGCGCGTAACAAGCTGGTGAATAAATCCACCGCCATCACGGAAACCCTGAAAAAATTAGAGGAAACCTACCCGTTGGAGCGTAAAAAACTGGCGGAGGCCAACCCGGCCAAGCTTAAGGAATTCGACGGCGCGTTCGAGCTGGAACGCAAAAACCTGACGGGTAAATTCAACGCCATCACCACCCATCTGAAGGAATTCGAGGAAGCCTTCCTGCCGGAATGGACGAAAAACCCAGAACTCAAAAAGTTTGAAAGCGAACTGGTGCAGCACCTGAAAGACAGCGGCCTGCAAGCACGTGCCAAGGCGGAGCAAGACGTTGGTGGCCTGCAAAAGGCAAAGGCTCCCAGAGGAGAACAGGCACAAGCCCTGTGCAACATCCTGCAGCCCATCCCCATGCCGCCCAAGAAATCAATGACCATCGCAGGGCGCTAATAGGCGATGGCGCTGCCCATAAAAAACACTTTATGGTTGAGTTGAGGCAAATAGATTACACCTCACGATATAAATCGCATCACAACTAATGGTTGAGCGATTTCGCCTTTATTCTTCCTCAAACACAACCAATCATAGCGCAACTCCCGGCTAAATTCAACCTATGGGTGTTGACCTGTGATCCGCCAACCGCCACTGCCGCGCTCAAAAAGCCCCAACGGCTTTACGCTGCTTGAATGCTCGATTGTCCTCGCCCTGGGTGGGCTGATGATGACCTACGGGCTGCAAATCGACCAGCTCACCACCACGCGCGATTGCTATGCCAGCAGCAAACCCCAGCTCCATGCCACGCGCGAGGCGATTGAGCGCTTCGCCCGCAAAAACGACCGGCTGCCCCTGCCCGCCGCCCGCAATATCGGCGTTGATGACGTGGCCTATGGGCGCGAGGCAGACGCCGCGCAACTGCTCGCCGGAGCGATCGACCAGACCGCCGGCGCAAGCTGGGGCGCGCTACCCTTCCAGACCCTCGGCCTGCCCACCGCCTATGCGGGTGATTGCTGGGGCAACAAGGTGACCTATACCGTCACCACCGCGCTCACCACCAGCGCCAGCCTTGGCGGCTTTCTCGACCATGCGGCGCTTGGCACCCTCACCATCAAAAGCTCGACCACCGCCAGCACCACGGGAGCCTATGCCATCATCAGCCACGGCGAGGACGAGCTGGGCGCGGTGAAGCTCAACTATGAGGGAGCAAGCCACGGCTGGTGCAGCGGCAGCGCGCTCAAGCAGCTCAACTGCGCGGCCAACAGCGCCACCATCGCCAACGCCCTGCTCGACCCCAGCCTCGGCGCAACGTATTTTGACGATCTCGTCGTCGCGGCGGATAAACCGCAAACCATTGTCCCGCCCGGTAACCTGTATTGCTGGGGCCGCAACAATGCCGGACAGCTGGGCGACGCCACCACCACCACGCGCAGCACCCTCACCAGCGTGCATGGCGGCGCGGCCTACACCACCATCGCCAGCGGCCATGATTTCAATTGCGGCCTCACCGCCGCTGGCGACGCCCAGTGCTGGGGCGATAACAGCAGCGGCCAGCTGGGCGATGGCAGCAGCGGCACCACCCGGCCCGAGCCCGTCAGGGTCAGCGGCACGGGGGCCGATCCGCTCAGCTTCATCGCCATCGCCGCGGGCTATAACCATGCCTGCGGGCTCAATGTCACCGGCGACGCCTATTGCTGGGGCGACGATAGCTACGGCCAGCTGGGCGATGGCGCGGCCGGCAGCATCAGCACCACGCCGGTGAAGGTGGGCGGCGGGCTTGCCTTCACCCGCATTGCCGCGGGCAACGCGCGCAGCTGCGCCATCACCGCCACTAACGCGCTGTATTGCTGGGGTGCGAATGCGGGCGGCGGGCTGGGCACTGCCATCGGCACCATCACCACGCCGACCCTGGTCAGCAGCGGCCCCTTCCTGAGCGTCTCCATGCACCCCGATAGCGGCACCCAATGCGCTATCTCCAGCGCCGGGGCGGCCTATTGCTGGGGCATCGGCGCACATGGCGAGCTGGGCAACGGCAGCACCACCGCCAACAGTAACGCCATCGTCCTTGTCAGCGGCGGGCTGAACTTTCGCACGCTGGCCGTCGGCGGCACGCATGTCTGCGGCCTCACCAGCGCAGGGGCCGCCTATTGCTGGGGCAGTGGCACTAACGGCATTGTCGGTAACCCGGCCGCCGCCGCCGCGCAAACCACCCCGCTTGCGGTCGTCGGCGGCCATGTGTTCTCCGACCTCGTAGCCGGCACCGACCATAGCTGCGCGCATGAAACCGGCAGCCTGTATTGCTGGGGCGTCAACAGCGATGGCAATCTCGGCGATGGCACCACCACCAACAGCAGCACCCCGGTCAAAGTCAGCAACACCGGCACGGGCAGCTATGTGATGGGCGGCATGGCGGCCGGTAATTGTCACAGCTGCGCCCTCGCCCCCATCGACCGCACCTATTGCTGGGATGCCAACGGCAGCGGCCAGGTTGGCGATGGCACCACCACCGCCCGCACCACGCCGACATTGGTCAGCGGCGGCGCTATTTTCACCAGCGTCATCCGCACCGGCAATTTCAGTTGCGGCCTCACCCCGGCCAGCGCCGCCTATTGCTGGGGCAACAACAGCAACGGCACGCTGGGTATTGGCAACACCACCGCCAGCAGCACCCCGGTTGCTGTCAACGGTGGCTACAGCTTCAGCAAACTCTCCAGCGGCGACGCGCTCACCTGCGGCCTCACCACCGCCGGCATCGGCTATTGCTGGGGCTGGAATGCCTATGGCCAGCTGGGCAACGGCACCACCAGCACCACCAACGCCCCGGCAGGCCGCGTCAACAGCTACCTCTTCCGCGACCTTGCCGCCGGGTGGGACCATAGCTGCGGCATCCGCGATAATGGCACCGCCTATTGCTGGGGCTGGAACATCATCAAGCAGCTCGCCATCCTCAGCCTCAATGCGTATGAATCAAGCCCCCAACCGATCCTCGGCGGCTATCTCTATACCGCGATGACCGCCGGTGCGTCCTTCACCTGCGGCCTGCGCGATAACGGCTCGGTCTATTGCTGGGGCACCAACCTGTATGGCGCCATGGGCAACGGCCTGCCCGGGATCGATAACATCCTGCCGCTTCCCGTCATCGGCGGCCTTAAATTCCGCCAGATTTCGGCGGGCACCAACCATATGTGCGGGCTCAACCAAACCGGCTACCCCTATTGCTGGGGCGATAATAGCAGCGGCCAATTGGGCATCGGCGCGGGCTATCTGCTGTCGTTCGCCCCGGTGGCGGTGCTGGTCGGCGGTGTCGCCACCCCATTCGCGCGCATCCAGTCCGGCAGCGACCAGACCTGCGCCACCACCGCCAACGGCCAGGCCTATTGCTGGGGCGATGTCCTCGGCAGCGTCAGCTATGCACCGACCCTCGTCAACAGCCCGAATATCTTCAGCAAAGGCAGCCAAGGCATCGCCTGCGCTGTTGCACCGTAATAAGGATGGAGGAAAATGGTGGCCAGAGACGGGATCGAACCGCCGACACGGGGATCTTCAATCCCCTGCTCTACCAGCTGAGCTATCTGGCCACGCGCTTTTGAAGCGAAGAAGCAGTGCTATAGCGAATGCGATCCCCCATGGCAAGCGCCGGTTTTCGGTTTATGGCGATCGGTGGGAAATCCTAGGATTCGTCAGGAAGAACGCCGCCGATGCGGGCGGCTTCGGCGAGGCTTTCGTCGTCCACGTCATCCAGCTCGACGGCGGGGACGGCGTAGGAGCCTGTGAACCAGCGGTTCAGGTCCACCTCGCGGCAGCGGGCGGAGCAGAAGGGCTTGGTGGCCGCCAGGGACGGTTTGGAACAGACGGGGCACAGGCTCATGCGGCTTGCCCCAGCGCCGGCACCAGCCCATGGCCAACGCTGACACGCTCATCGAAAACAAAGCAGCTGCCCTGCCACAGCGATTGCGCGAGCGGAATCTGCTCCAGATAGGCCAGAATGCCGCCATGCAGGTGGTAAACCTCCCCGAAACCCTCGGCGACGAGGTAGGACGAATATTTATCGCAGCGAATGCCGCCGGTGCAATACATGGCGATGCGCTTGCCTGATGCCGGGTCGAGATGACGCTCCGTAAAGGCGACCATTTCCTTGAAGTTGCGCGTGGCAGGGTTGACGGCGCCCGCAAAATGGCCAAACGCGAATTCATAATCGTTGCGGGTGTCGATGATAATGACATCCCCTGCGGTGATGAGCGCGTTCCAATCGGCAGGCATCACATACCGCCCAACGCACTGCGCCGGGAAGGTTGGCGCGCCCAGCGCGATCAGCTCACGCTTCACCTTCACTTTGGCGCGCTTGAAGGGCTGCGCGGCGTCGTAGCTCTCACGGAACGTGGGGGTGGTGAATTGGATCAACCCATTGAGGAACTCCATCAGCGACTGGATCGCCGCGTTACCGCCCGAAATGGTGGCGTTGATGCCTTCCGCCGCCAGCGTGATGGTGCCGCGAATGCCCAGCGCCTCCATGCGCGCGAGAATCGGCGCGCGCAGGGCTGCCGGATCGGCAAGCGCGCTGAAGCTGTAGAAGGTGCTGATGGTGACGGATTCGCTCATGGGAGCGCCTTAGCGCAGCGCGGCGGAAATGTCTAGCCCGTGACGCCCTGAACCTGCACGGGCGTGCCAACCCGCTCGATATGGGCGACCTGGTGGATTTGCGCGGCGGGGGCACCCGGCGTGAGCGGCGCAATCGCTTCATCATCGCTGATGACCACGGAGCTGGATGGCATGGTGGCGGCCAATGCGCGCAGGTTCTCGATGCGGGCCTCGTGCGAGGGATAGCCCGATTTAAAGGCCCGGAACCGCTGGTAGAGCGTTTTTTCGCCACGGCTTTCATCCAGCTTGTTGAGGGCGGAAATCAGCCCCAGCGGGTCGCCGGAAATCAGCGCACCCTTGCGGTCGGCATCCAGCTCTGTCGGCCGCACGGACACTTTGTTGGCGACAATGCCCCCAATCCCCGCACCAATCGCCACCGCCGCCACCGAGCCAAGCAGCGAATAGGGGCGCGTGCCGTCGCCAAAAGCCGACAGCAGCATTTTTTTGAAGCGGCCCGGATTCTCCTTCGCCGCATCGATCATCCAGCGGATACCGCCATGATGGGCGATGTCATTGCCAATCACCAGCCCTGCCCCGCCGAACACCGACATGGCGACAATGCGTGGCCGTGTGTGGTCGCTGGCCTCGTGCCCCAGCTCGTGGCCGAGCACCGCATTCAGCTCGCGGAAATTCAGCAGCTTCAGCAGGCTGGTGGTGACCACCACTTCCTCGGGCGAGAGCGTCACCGCATTCACCGTTTTGCTTTCCGCCAGAATCAGCTGCGGCGCTTGTTTAAGCCCTGCCCGCGCACTCAGCACCTGCCATGCCTGATAAAGCTCCGGATGCGACTGCGCAGTGATGCGCTTGCCGCGCTTCATGCCCATGCGGCCCAGCTCGTTGAGCGTGCTGACATCGATGTTGTCGGCATTCATCGGCCCGCGCGGAATAAACCGCGGGTCGATCCCCGGCGTGCGGATGAGTGCTTCCTCGGGCGAAAAATCGCTATGGCCGAACAGCCCCTGCGTGAACTGCGTGGCCGAGGCGATCACCTTTTCGGCGACCGACCAAAAGCCATTGCTGTCCGTGTCGAGGGCCATCCGCGTTACGACGCTGTCAGCGCGACAGTGGGCGCATTGGCCGCAAGGCCCCTATGAACCCCTGGCGCTTCAATGGATACCGATGGCAGTGCCGGTGCGGTTTCACCAAGCGGCTGATCGGTTAACGCCGCAGGTGCGGCCGATGCGTCAACGCCCTTGGGCGCCTCAGCGGTGGCAGCAAGCGCCGCAGGCGCTGCAGCGGCGGAGGCTTCTACTGCTAAGGCATCGTTGGCAGCAGCAACCCCAGCTGGCGCAACAGCGGCAAGCGCTGCCGTCGGCAAGCCGGTGGGAGCCGTTTCAGCAAGTGCTGCAGCCGCGACGCTGGCTTGCGATGCCGCGGCGACATCCGCCTGCGGGGCTGCATCCAGCTGCGCGGTGGCAGGAGCAGCCACGCTTGGCTGCTGCGACGAGAAAATGCTGGGCGATGCCGGCGTAATGCCTGCCGCCAATGAATGAATGAGTGTGGCATACTGCGCATCAGTCAGCTGCGGCATATGAATTTCAAGCGTGTTGGCCAGCCCTTCCGGCTTCTGCGCATGCGGCTTATGCGGGCCATGGAACAGCGGCGCAATGGCCGATACCCCCGCCAGCGCGGCCAGCACTTCCTTACCCAGCAGCGCCGCATTGCTATCGACCAGCGGCCCGGTGAGGACAAGCTTTACATCCGTCGTGCTGTTCTTGCCCAGCGCGCTGACGAGCGTCAGCATCAGCCCGGACGTCAGTTGCGGGTTAATCTTCCCGGCGATGAACGGGGCAAGATTTTTTTCTGCCTTCTGCAAATCCGGTGGCATCACCACCAGCGGCGCGGCATTGGCGCCCGTTACAATCGCTTGTTCGGTGGTTTGCTGCACAGGCACGGTCAGCACCGTCGGTGTTTCTGGTGGCACCAGCGCAGGCGCTACTCCAGCCCCGCCCTCCGGCGGCTTCACGGGCGAGCGGGCGGCATCATCCGCTTGTGCTTCTACAGCTTGTGCTTCTACGGGCGCAGCAGCGTTAAGAGTGGTCATGGTCACCTCATCAGTAGTGTTTCTTACCTTGCATCATAACGGCTGGCGCCCATCCGTGTGTGACAGTTTGGTGAAGAATGCGGATGGCCCATCAATTACAACAATTAATTATTGTAATTAATTTAATTCCACATATTATAACGAATACCGCCAACCAACCTTCACAAAACCTTCACATTTCTCGTTCGTGGGAAATGGTAAATTGAGGGTGAACCATGATCAGGACCGCAGTGAGCGATACGACCCTAGAGAATAAGAGCGAAAACCTTGAGAAAAGCGGCAGCGTTCCGCTGGCGGACCTGCACGCGCTAAATCAGGATTTAAACCCCTTCGCCCATCAGGAACACGAAGCCAAACCGAAACGCACCCTCGGCCTGCGCCTGTTCGACGCCACGCTGTATGGCGCGTTTTTCAACAGCACGGTGTTCGCCGCTTCCACCGCCTTCACCTACATGACCAAATATGGCAACACGGTTGGCAAAGAGGCCAGCGCCCTGCGCTCGGTCGGCAACTTTTTCTACAAGCGCCGTCAGCCCATTCTCAATGGGTTCAGAAAAATCGGCGTCAAAAATGAAACCGCCGCCGATATGTTCACCACCGTGCTCTTCTCCTTCCTCGATGGCAGCATCTTCGCGGCGATGGTCAAGCCGTTGGAAGATTATCGCGAGCGCATCGCCTTCAAAATCGATAACCTGCTTGGCACCACCGCCGATAACCTGAAGGCCTATGACGCCGAGCCCAAGCAAACATGGGGAAGCGTGCTGGGTGGCCGCGGCAAAACCAGCCTGATTGTGCTGCCCGTCGCCCTGATCATGGAGGCTACTGGCGGCAATAAAAAAATCTTCTATAACGGCGGCGACAAGCTGGAAAAACTTGTCGAGAAATTCCCGACGCTGAACGCAAAATTCACCGGCCTTGCCAGCAAAAACTACCTGTTCCAGACGGTCGTGTTCGAAGCATTCTACACCACCGTCTGCACGGCGGGGACGTATCTGTTTAGCCGCCGCATCGCCATCAAGCACCCGCCGTCGCTGGAATACCAGCAGAAGCACCATATGACGCTGCCGCCCCGGCCCGCAGCGGATGCCACCACGGATATCGCCCCCGCCGATGCCCCAACCACCGACACGCCCGGCACCCGCGTGATGCAACCGGCGCACATGGAGCGGATACAAACCCCGCTACGCATGCAGGAAGTCACCGCCTGATTGCAGGCCGCTGAAAATTGTGCGTATAACACTTCCATATGATGAACATCCGCACACAGCCGTCACTGAGCCGCGACTTTTCCCTGCTGTCGGTGTTTATCGTCTTCATTTTCGTGCTGGTGTCGGCCTGGGTCGCGGTGGAGACCTACAGCAACTACGAGCGCGACGTGCTCAAGCAAATGGAGAGCGAGGCGCTGCGGCTCGATCGCGGCCTCATCGTCGAGATCGAAAACGCGTCCTATATCCTCGAATCCGTCGGCCGCCAGATTCAGGCGACCAGCGACAAACCCGAAAACATCGCGCAGCTGTTCTTCTCCTTCGCGAAAACCGAAGGCCCCAAGCGCAGCATCTTCTCCTGGGTCGATAAGAGCCAGATGCTCACCGTCTCGAACAATCTGGGCGTGCTCGATAAACCGATCGATGTCACCGACCGCGATTACGTCAAAAAATCCATCGCCGAACCGTGGAAAGTCCATATCGGCCGCCCGATTGAGGGCCGCCTGTCGCATAAATGGGTGCTGCCGCTCAGCCTCGGCCTGACCGATAACAACGGCACCTATGTCGGCTCGGTCATCGTTGCGCTCGACACCGAATCCCTCGGCGACGATATCGGCCGCACCATGAAAGATACCGGCATCCGCTTCGCCATCACCAACCTGTCGCTGACATTGCTCACCCAATCCTCCACTGCCGAGAAATTCTTCGCCGAGAATTTCGATGTCACGCGCCTGTCGAAACTCGATTTCGACAAAAACACCTCGGGCCAATATTCCCATGCCTCGATCTTCCATCAGGATCAGATTTATTCCTATTTCGAGCGCTCCAGCCAATATCCGTACGTGATTTTCCTCGGGCTCGATGCCGAGAAAAGCAACCGCGAACTGCGCAAGCTGCTCATCCCACGCCTGTTCCAGCTGTTCGTGATCGCGGTGTTCCTGCTGTTCGTGTTATGGACCGTGCGTAAGCGCATCATCCATCCCGTCATCGCGCTGACGGAGCAGACCGCCGCCATCGTCCAGGGCGCGCGCTTCGATGCCGACCACACGCAAGGCCCGCTCGAAATTGAGCAGCTGGCCTATGAAATCAAGCATCTCTACGACTATATCGAGGAGCGCCGCCGCGTGGAAAGCGAGCTGCGGCTCAAAAATTCCGAGCTGACGCGCGTCAAGGAAGCGGCGCAACTGACCAATCAGGTCAAAGCCGATTTCTTCGCCTATGTCGGGCAGGAGCTGACCGAGCCCGTCGAGCAAATCCTCGAACAGATCGAAACCGTGAAAGACCAGCATTTCGGCCCCATCGGCAACGCGAAATATCTCGGGCCCGCGCGCGCCGTCTATGAGCAGGCGCGCGAGCTGATCGCCATGCTGGAGGATATTAAATCCATCTCGAAGGCGGAAACTGGCCTGCTCGCGCTTAATGAAAGCGAGGTCGATCTCACCTTCATCCTGCAAAAAACCATCCGCATTTTCCGCGAGAAAAGCGGCAGCGACGCCGATGTGCAGCTTGATATCAGCCACAGCCTGCCGCATGTGCGCGGCGACGAACTGCGCATCAAGCAGATGATCCTGAACGTGCTCACCGCCGCCAGCCAGCAGGTTTCCACCGGCGACACCATCCGCATCACCAGCAACCTCAAAGCGCAAGAGCTGTCGCTGTGCTTCTCCTATGCCGGGGCGCCAAGCGCCGCCAGCGCCGCGCGCAGCAAGCACGGGCTGGAACTCGCCCTCGCCCGCCTGCTCATCGCCCTGCATCAGGGCACACTGGAAATGAAAACCACCCAGGACCGCGTCTCGATGGTGACGCTCAAATTCCCGGCATTGCGCGTATTGTAAGGAGGCACCATGTCACAATCACTCACCGAGCAGCTCGATCAGGCCGGATTTTTTCGCCACGCCGATCCGCAGGAAAAAGCACGGCTGGTTGAAGCCTTTGCAAATGGCAATCCATGGCTCATGATGGATGAAGCCCTCGGCCGCCACTTCACTGCCGATGCGGAAGCGCTTGCAGAGCTAGGGATTGGCCAGTTCCTGCGCGAGGTGCAACCCTATTTCGACACCCAATCGGTTCGCACGCCCGACATTGTCGAAGATGAGGGCGGCGCTGATTATTACTCGGTGACCGTGAACCACAAACGCTTCGAGATTTGGGATGAACACGATGTTGAACAGGAAACCGAGCACGAGAAGCACGGCCTCATCTGGCTAAAAGCAAGCCTTGCAACCACCCATATCCTGAATTTTCTGCTAAGCGAAGCTGGCTCTCAGGATCGTGCCTATGCCATCAATGGCGGCAATGATCTAAGCTTTATTTTCCTGACGCCCGCACAGCACGCGCTCCTGCTACAATTCAAAGAAGTGCGCGCCAACCCGCTCGATGCGCCGTATGACCTGACCGCCCCGGCACCAGCAAGCACGCCCGCCCCACGCCGCACCTTCCTGCAGCGTTATCTGCGCTGGCTGCCGTTATTACTGGTGCTCGCCGTCGCCAAATATTATCATGAGGCCAACCAACACGCGGACGTAGCACCGCATCCACAACAGCAGGCGCAAACAACATATGCGCCACAAACACCTGAACCCGCGCCTGCCGCCGCCCCAGTGCCCAGCTATACGCTGACACTAGACGGCGATTACACCGTCCATCGCTCGCAAAGTTTTGGGCCGCAGCGATCCCTGACATGGGTTATCATGGCCGATGACCAGATCGTGCTCGAGCGCCTTGCGGAGAACGAGCTATCCTACCGCTATTTCAATCTGCGGCC
This portion of the Pseudomonadota bacterium genome encodes:
- the yacG gene encoding DNA gyrase inhibitor YacG codes for the protein MSLCPVCSKPSLAATKPFCSARCREVDLNRWFTGSYAVPAVELDDVDDESLAEAARIGGVLPDES
- a CDS encoding serine hydrolase; translation: MKKHAPAAHKPAHGAAKAGKKAHAPAKVKAPEPPAESFADLLRTGAHPDATEWNGMKVFAMDPVTGSVLINAAGDAPHDPASLTKMLTFEGVMLKIKAGKLTLTGKLIVPPEAGRKTKENGWVGIEGSHLTAGSEVSVSELLGAMMTASDNGASLMLANRIWGNDCVAQMNALAKDIGLKNTKFVNPHGLPYDAAKNTTTARDMATLIQRVQKDFPNEMQAYMGQASVTYDGKTRGAHHFLNNPESAVHLKDGYTAAAKTGLTKAAQNNLAAVVTHDKRDVVVVVLGASSPTRAIAAESMSSQIYKDLQHEKNGNRGNRHASGLAAKLAATFLDDKAPTIAASIPAPTAKVEAKPAPAKPAAPAPAPVVAAAPAPVPAKAPPAAPAQAPVAAAPHSEKPAAAAIVQSFSAADLKAVAACTKALGKSTNKLPQRPGPETSAKPELLDAPINVTTADKALHRYVAEKEKTLASIKGTDSKSEAKKAAIRQSIAPVKKLLQDGLRPTLEGLENQSNPNLYTQANYEAQITRGQEYTNAFVDTWTGPLPKGGKEALRQTLSAIIAGTAGMETGWNVDTVKGGAKRRPHSGVFQTEWRYIADAAEQIKNNPAMAAVLEKHPEDAKVLALGKPLSVVRGLELPTTSFAGQGASAGAMAVASYVRFVEQKKQNPNDFSGVIVYHDHLMGATGALKQRNRLAADPNKLVQTPDATGTPIMTKAAYDDNYMNVNNPYTQSNDLNRRRVMYADAKASDVQEMMHFKLVHARNKLVNKSTAITETLKKLEETYPLERKKLAEANPAKLKEFDGAFELERKNLTGKFNAITTHLKEFEEAFLPEWTKNPELKKFESELVQHLKDSGLQARAKAEQDVGGLQKAKAPRGEQAQALCNILQPIPMPPKKSMTIAGR
- a CDS encoding prepilin-type N-terminal cleavage/methylation domain-containing protein gives rise to the protein MIRQPPLPRSKSPNGFTLLECSIVLALGGLMMTYGLQIDQLTTTRDCYASSKPQLHATREAIERFARKNDRLPLPAARNIGVDDVAYGREADAAQLLAGAIDQTAGASWGALPFQTLGLPTAYAGDCWGNKVTYTVTTALTTSASLGGFLDHAALGTLTIKSSTTASTTGAYAIISHGEDELGAVKLNYEGASHGWCSGSALKQLNCAANSATIANALLDPSLGATYFDDLVVAADKPQTIVPPGNLYCWGRNNAGQLGDATTTTRSTLTSVHGGAAYTTIASGHDFNCGLTAAGDAQCWGDNSSGQLGDGSSGTTRPEPVRVSGTGADPLSFIAIAAGYNHACGLNVTGDAYCWGDDSYGQLGDGAAGSISTTPVKVGGGLAFTRIAAGNARSCAITATNALYCWGANAGGGLGTAIGTITTPTLVSSGPFLSVSMHPDSGTQCAISSAGAAYCWGIGAHGELGNGSTTANSNAIVLVSGGLNFRTLAVGGTHVCGLTSAGAAYCWGSGTNGIVGNPAAAAAQTTPLAVVGGHVFSDLVAGTDHSCAHETGSLYCWGVNSDGNLGDGTTTNSSTPVKVSNTGTGSYVMGGMAAGNCHSCALAPIDRTYCWDANGSGQVGDGTTTARTTPTLVSGGAIFTSVIRTGNFSCGLTPASAAYCWGNNSNGTLGIGNTTASSTPVAVNGGYSFSKLSSGDALTCGLTTAGIGYCWGWNAYGQLGNGTTSTTNAPAGRVNSYLFRDLAAGWDHSCGIRDNGTAYCWGWNIIKQLAILSLNAYESSPQPILGGYLYTAMTAGASFTCGLRDNGSVYCWGTNLYGAMGNGLPGIDNILPLPVIGGLKFRQISAGTNHMCGLNQTGYPYCWGDNSSGQLGIGAGYLLSFAPVAVLVGGVATPFARIQSGSDQTCATTANGQAYCWGDVLGSVSYAPTLVNSPNIFSKGSQGIACAVAP
- a CDS encoding rhodanese domain-containing protein, with translation MSESVTISTFYSFSALADPAALRAPILARMEALGIRGTITLAAEGINATISGGNAAIQSLMEFLNGLIQFTTPTFRESYDAAQPFKRAKVKVKRELIALGAPTFPAQCVGRYVMPADWNALITAGDVIIIDTRNDYEFAFGHFAGAVNPATRNFKEMVAFTERHLDPASGKRIAMYCTGGIRCDKYSSYLVAEGFGEVYHLHGGILAYLEQIPLAQSLWQGSCFVFDERVSVGHGLVPALGQAA